The following are from one region of the Lacinutrix sp. Bg11-31 genome:
- the lysS gene encoding lysine--tRNA ligase, which produces MSQLSEQELVRREKLAKLRDLGINPYPADLFPVSETSKKIKQDFKEGKQVVIAGRLMAINIQGKASFAQLQDAEGRIQLYFNRDEICTGEDKELYNTVFKKLLDLGDIIGVEGELFTTQVGEKTVMVKNFKMLSKALKPLPIPKQKDGKTYDAFTDPEMRYRQRYADLAVNPQVKEVFIKRTKLFNAMRNFFNDSGYFEVETPILQPIPGGAAARPFMTHHNSLDIPLYMRIANELYLKRLIVGGFDGVYEFSKNFRNEGMDRTHNPEFTAMEIYVAYKDYNWMMDFCEKLLEHCAIAVNGTSEATFGEHKINFKAPYKRITMADSIKEFTGFDIYGKTEAEIFDAAKGMGIDVDGTMGKGKLIDEIFGEKCEGNYIQPTFITDYPKEMSPLCKEHRDNPELTERFELMVCGKEIANAYSELNDPIDQRERFEHQLKLAQKGDDEATEFIDEDFLRALEYGMPPTSGMGIGMDRLIMFLTNNQSIQEVLFFPQMRPEKKAVPMNEEEKAVFEILKKNSPIDLNDLKSQSGLSNKKWDKTVKGLTKLGVAKVSKTDDGLFVEIV; this is translated from the coding sequence ATGTCACAATTATCAGAGCAAGAGCTCGTACGAAGAGAAAAGCTAGCAAAGCTTCGCGATTTGGGTATAAACCCTTATCCTGCCGATTTATTTCCAGTTTCTGAAACATCGAAAAAGATAAAACAGGACTTTAAGGAAGGCAAACAGGTTGTTATTGCTGGGAGATTGATGGCAATTAATATTCAAGGAAAAGCTTCTTTTGCACAGTTACAAGATGCTGAAGGACGCATACAACTTTACTTTAACAGAGATGAAATTTGTACTGGTGAAGACAAAGAATTGTACAATACTGTATTTAAAAAACTATTAGATTTAGGAGATATTATTGGTGTAGAAGGCGAGTTATTTACCACTCAAGTTGGTGAAAAAACCGTTATGGTAAAAAACTTTAAAATGCTAAGTAAAGCATTAAAGCCATTACCTATTCCAAAACAAAAAGATGGAAAAACTTACGATGCTTTTACAGACCCAGAAATGCGTTACAGACAACGTTATGCAGATTTAGCTGTAAATCCACAGGTAAAAGAAGTATTTATTAAGCGTACAAAGTTATTTAACGCGATGCGTAATTTCTTTAACGACTCAGGATATTTTGAAGTCGAAACGCCAATATTACAACCAATTCCTGGAGGTGCAGCAGCACGTCCTTTTATGACGCATCATAACAGTTTAGACATTCCATTATATATGAGAATTGCTAACGAATTATACCTAAAACGTTTAATTGTTGGTGGTTTTGATGGTGTTTACGAGTTTTCTAAAAACTTTAGAAATGAAGGAATGGATAGAACCCATAATCCAGAATTTACAGCAATGGAAATTTATGTAGCTTATAAAGACTACAATTGGATGATGGATTTCTGTGAGAAATTGTTGGAGCATTGTGCCATAGCAGTAAATGGAACTAGCGAAGCTACTTTTGGAGAACACAAAATAAATTTTAAAGCGCCTTACAAACGTATTACAATGGCAGATTCTATAAAGGAATTTACCGGTTTTGATATTTACGGAAAAACTGAAGCTGAAATTTTTGATGCTGCAAAAGGCATGGGAATTGATGTGGATGGAACTATGGGTAAAGGAAAGTTAATAGATGAAATTTTTGGCGAAAAATGTGAAGGTAATTACATACAACCAACATTTATTACAGATTACCCAAAAGAGATGAGTCCTTTATGTAAAGAGCATAGAGATAATCCAGAATTAACAGAGCGTTTTGAGCTTATGGTTTGTGGTAAAGAAATAGCTAATGCATATTCTGAACTTAACGACCCAATAGACCAACGCGAGCGTTTTGAGCACCAATTAAAATTGGCTCAAAAAGGAGACGACGAAGCTACAGAGTTTATAGATGAAGATTTTTTACGCGCTTTAGAATACGGTATGCCTCCAACATCTGGAATGGGAATTGGTATGGACAGGTTAATTATGTTTTTAACAAATAACCAATCTATACAAGAAGTTTTATTCTTTCCTCAAATGAGACCAGAGAAAAAAGCGGTTCCGATGAATGAAGAGGAAAAAGCAGTTTTCGAAATCTTAAAGAAAAACTCACCTATTGACTTGAACGACTTAAAAAGTCAATCTGGTTTAAGTAATAAAAAATGGGATAAAACCGTAAAAGGATTAACTAAACTTGGTGTTGCTAAAGTTAGCAAAACCGATGATGGTTTGTTTGTTGAAATAGTTTAA
- a CDS encoding YqaE/Pmp3 family membrane protein: MSIWRVILSIICPPLAVLDKGCGSIVITFLLWLCGWVPGVIAALVILNNPEK, translated from the coding sequence ATGAGTATTTGGAGAGTTATCCTGTCAATTATTTGTCCACCTTTAGCAGTCTTAGATAAAGGCTGTGGCTCAATAGTAATCACTTTTTTATTATGGCTTTGCGGTTGGGTTCCTGGTGTTATTGCTGCTTTAGTGATATTAAATAACCCTGAGAAATAA